A genome region from Mycobacterium florentinum includes the following:
- a CDS encoding response regulator encodes MTKVLVIDDEPHILRALRINLSVRGYEVVTAATGAGALRAAAEHKPDVVILDLGLPDISGIEVLAGLRGWLTSPVIVLSARTDSSDKVEALDAGADDYVTKPFGMDEFLARLRAAVRRNAAASEMDEPVVETEAFTVDLAAKKVTKSGAEVHLTPTEWGMLEVLVRNRGKLVGREELLKEVWGPAYATETHYLRVYLAQLRRKLEDDPSHPKHLLTESGMGYRFEG; translated from the coding sequence ATGACCAAGGTCTTGGTGATCGACGACGAGCCGCACATCCTGCGTGCGCTGCGTATCAACCTGTCGGTGCGCGGCTACGAGGTCGTCACCGCGGCAACCGGTGCCGGCGCCCTGCGCGCCGCGGCCGAACACAAACCCGACGTGGTGATCCTCGACCTCGGCCTGCCCGACATCTCGGGCATCGAGGTGCTCGCCGGTCTGCGCGGGTGGCTGACGTCGCCGGTGATCGTGCTGTCCGCGCGCACCGATTCGTCGGACAAGGTCGAGGCGCTAGACGCCGGGGCCGACGACTACGTCACGAAACCGTTTGGGATGGACGAGTTTCTGGCTCGGCTGCGCGCCGCGGTGCGCCGCAATGCCGCGGCTTCCGAGATGGACGAGCCGGTGGTCGAAACCGAGGCATTCACCGTCGATCTGGCCGCCAAAAAGGTCACCAAGAGCGGTGCCGAGGTGCACCTCACCCCGACCGAGTGGGGCATGCTCGAGGTGCTGGTGCGCAATCGCGGCAAGCTGGTCGGCCGCGAGGAATTGCTCAAAGAGGTGTGGGGCCCGGCGTATGCCACCGAAACGCATTACCTGCGTGTATATCTGGCTCAGCTGCGGCGCAAACTCGAAGACGACCCGTCGCATCCCAAACACCTGCTGACCGAATCGGGCATGGGCTACCGCTTCGAGGGCTGA
- a CDS encoding sensor histidine kinase, with amino-acid sequence MMVDVTVADHHPKRGELRIYLGAAPGVGKTYAMLGEAHRRLERGTDLVAAVVETHGRAKTAQMLEGIEIIPPRFIEYRAGSFPELDVPAVLARHPQVVLVDELAHTNTPGSKNQKRCQDVEELLAAGITVISTVNIQHLESLNDVVAQITGIEQKETIPDSIVREAAQVELIDITPEALQRRLSHGNVYASEKIDAALSNYFRRGNLTALRELALLWLADQVDTALAKYRAENKITDMWEARERVVVAITGGPESETLVRRASRIASKSSAELMVVHVVRGDGLAGLSETRMAKIRDLASSLDASVHTVVGDDVPGALLDFAREMNATQLAIGSSRRSRWARIFDEGIGTTVVQQSGKIDVHIVTHEESKRGFRMASLAPRDRRIASWLAAAIVPPAICAVNVTTLDPYLDTGGESALFFVGVLLVGLLGGVAPAALSAVLSGLLLNYYLIAPRHSFTIAEPNNAITELVLLLIAVAVAVLVDFAAKRAREARLASQEAELLTLFAGSVLRGADLDTLLERVRETYSQRAVSMLREPGDEERASGKKGYIVACVGKDPCVTVDSADTAIEVGDDEFWMLMAGRKLSARDRRVLTAVAKQAAGLVRQRELAEEASRTEAIVRADELRRSLLSAVSHDLRTPLAAAKVAASSLRAEDVAFSPEDTAELLATIEESIDQLTALVGNLLDSSRLAAGVVRPDLRQVYLEETVQRALVSIGKGATGFYRSAIDRVKVDVGDAVAMADAGLLERVLANLIDNALRYAPNCVVRVNAGRVGDRVLINVIDEGPGIPHGGEEQLFEPFQRLGDHDNTTGVGLGMSVARGFVEAMGGNIAAGDTPGGGLTVVVDLAAPPQPIGVS; translated from the coding sequence ATGATGGTTGACGTGACCGTCGCGGACCACCATCCCAAGCGCGGGGAGCTACGCATCTACCTCGGTGCGGCTCCGGGTGTCGGTAAGACGTACGCGATGCTCGGCGAAGCACACCGGCGCTTGGAGCGTGGCACCGATCTGGTGGCCGCCGTGGTGGAGACCCATGGCCGGGCCAAGACGGCGCAGATGCTGGAAGGCATCGAAATCATCCCGCCGCGTTTCATCGAATACCGCGCTGGCAGCTTTCCCGAACTCGACGTGCCGGCGGTGCTGGCGCGGCATCCGCAAGTGGTTCTGGTCGACGAACTAGCCCACACCAATACACCCGGAAGCAAAAACCAGAAGCGCTGTCAAGACGTCGAGGAGTTGCTCGCGGCCGGTATCACCGTGATCTCCACGGTCAACATCCAGCATCTGGAAAGCCTCAACGATGTCGTCGCGCAGATCACCGGGATCGAGCAGAAGGAGACGATCCCGGATTCGATTGTGCGAGAAGCCGCCCAGGTCGAGCTCATCGATATCACGCCGGAGGCGCTGCAGCGCAGGCTTTCCCATGGCAATGTCTACGCTTCGGAAAAGATCGACGCCGCGCTGTCGAACTACTTCCGTCGCGGAAACCTCACCGCGCTAAGGGAATTGGCGCTGCTGTGGCTGGCCGACCAGGTCGATACCGCGCTGGCCAAGTACCGCGCCGAGAACAAGATCACCGACATGTGGGAGGCGCGCGAGCGCGTCGTGGTGGCGATCACGGGTGGACCCGAGTCGGAAACGTTGGTACGCCGAGCATCCCGGATCGCGTCGAAATCCAGCGCCGAGCTGATGGTCGTGCACGTGGTTCGCGGCGACGGGTTGGCCGGCCTGTCCGAGACCCGGATGGCCAAGATCCGCGACCTGGCGAGCAGCCTGGACGCCTCGGTGCACACCGTCGTCGGCGACGACGTACCCGGCGCCTTACTGGATTTCGCTCGCGAGATGAACGCCACCCAGTTGGCGATCGGCAGCTCGCGCCGATCGCGGTGGGCACGAATATTCGATGAGGGCATCGGCACCACCGTTGTCCAGCAATCGGGCAAGATCGACGTGCACATCGTCACGCACGAGGAGTCCAAACGCGGCTTTCGGATGGCGTCGCTGGCGCCGCGCGACCGACGCATCGCGTCCTGGCTGGCCGCCGCCATCGTCCCGCCCGCCATCTGCGCGGTCAACGTGACGACGCTCGACCCGTATCTGGACACCGGCGGGGAAAGTGCGCTGTTCTTCGTCGGCGTGCTGCTGGTGGGCCTGCTGGGAGGCGTTGCGCCGGCCGCTCTTTCGGCGGTGCTGTCCGGACTGCTGCTGAACTACTACCTGATCGCGCCGCGGCACAGCTTCACGATCGCCGAACCCAACAACGCCATCACCGAATTGGTGCTGCTGCTGATCGCGGTCGCGGTCGCGGTGCTCGTCGACTTCGCCGCCAAGCGGGCCCGGGAAGCCCGGCTGGCCTCCCAAGAGGCCGAGTTGCTGACGCTGTTCGCCGGATCGGTGCTGCGCGGCGCCGACCTCGACACGCTGCTCGAGCGGGTGCGTGAGACGTACTCACAGCGCGCGGTCAGCATGTTGCGCGAGCCCGGCGACGAAGAGCGGGCCAGCGGCAAGAAGGGCTACATCGTCGCCTGCGTGGGCAAAGATCCTTGTGTGACCGTCGATTCCGCCGACACTGCGATCGAGGTCGGTGACGACGAGTTCTGGATGCTGATGGCGGGCCGCAAGCTCTCGGCCCGCGATCGCCGGGTGTTGACCGCGGTGGCCAAGCAGGCGGCGGGTCTTGTCCGGCAGCGCGAGCTGGCCGAGGAGGCCAGCCGCACCGAGGCCATCGTGCGGGCCGACGAGCTGCGCCGCTCGCTGCTCTCGGCGGTCAGCCATGACCTGCGGACGCCACTGGCGGCGGCCAAGGTCGCGGCGTCCAGTTTGCGTGCCGAAGACGTCGCGTTCTCCCCCGAGGACACCGCGGAATTGCTGGCCACCATTGAGGAGTCGATCGACCAGCTCACCGCATTGGTGGGCAATCTGCTGGATTCGTCGCGGCTGGCCGCCGGCGTGGTCCGCCCGGATCTGCGCCAGGTGTATCTGGAAGAGACGGTGCAACGCGCACTGGTCAGTATTGGCAAGGGCGCCACCGGCTTCTACCGGTCGGCGATCGACCGCGTCAAGGTCGACGTGGGTGACGCCGTGGCGATGGCCGACGCCGGGCTGCTGGAACGGGTTCTTGCCAATCTGATCGACAACGCGCTGCGATACGCGCCCAACTGCGTGGTGAGGGTCAACGCGGGGCGGGTCGGCGATCGGGTCCTGATCAACGTCATCGACGAAGGCCCGGGAATCCCGCACGGTGGCGAGGAGCAGCTGTTCGAACCCTTTCAGCGACTGGGCGATCACGACAACACCACCGGTGTGGGACTGGGGATGTCGGTGGCGCGCGGTTTCGTCGAAGCCATGGGCGGCAACATCGCGGCGGGCGACACTCCCGGGGGTGGACTCACCGTCGTCGTAGACTTGGCGGCACCACCGCAACCGATTGGTGTCTCATGA
- a CDS encoding potassium-transporting ATPase subunit C, with protein sequence MNIANTLRQHWAALRALLVFTVILGFGYPLLIWLVALIPGLHDKAEGSILTAGGKPIGSELIGQSFTDSSGNPLQKYFQSRPSAAGSNGYDPTASGGSNLGPESTVDTPGDPAKLASGASASDAGFKPSLLTQVCTRSAAVGQLEGVDGSRPYCTGGGVGAVLSVIGPRDSRGYVVHPTRVVSVNEPCATTKQPFLDLYEGVRVECAKFGDDYSTGQTVPIRGAAPSNPQVPADAVTASGSGLDPHISPAYADIQVARVAKARHVSPDQIRAVLAQFRDGRALGFFGEPTVNVLQLNLELDHRFPVTT encoded by the coding sequence ATGAACATCGCCAACACGCTTCGTCAACACTGGGCCGCGCTGCGCGCGCTGCTCGTCTTCACCGTGATCCTGGGTTTTGGCTACCCGCTGCTGATTTGGCTGGTTGCGCTCATCCCGGGCCTGCACGACAAGGCGGAGGGCTCGATCCTTACCGCCGGCGGCAAACCGATCGGCAGCGAGCTGATCGGCCAGTCGTTCACCGACTCATCGGGCAACCCGCTGCAGAAGTACTTCCAAAGCCGTCCCTCGGCCGCGGGCAGCAACGGTTATGACCCGACGGCCAGCGGCGGCAGCAACCTTGGCCCCGAGAGCACTGTCGACACACCGGGTGATCCGGCCAAGCTGGCCTCCGGCGCCAGCGCATCCGACGCCGGGTTCAAGCCGAGCCTGCTGACACAGGTGTGCACGCGCAGCGCCGCCGTCGGGCAACTCGAAGGTGTCGACGGGTCGCGCCCGTACTGCACCGGCGGCGGGGTCGGAGCGGTGCTGTCGGTGATCGGCCCCCGCGATTCGCGCGGCTACGTCGTCCACCCGACCCGGGTGGTCAGCGTCAACGAGCCGTGCGCGACGACCAAACAGCCCTTCCTGGACCTCTACGAAGGTGTCCGGGTGGAGTGCGCGAAGTTCGGTGACGACTACTCGACCGGACAGACCGTGCCCATTCGCGGTGCGGCTCCGAGCAACCCGCAGGTGCCCGCCGACGCGGTCACCGCCAGCGGCAGTGGCCTGGATCCGCACATCTCACCGGCCTACGCCGATATTCAGGTCGCCCGGGTGGCCAAGGCCCGTCACGTCAGCCCGGACCAGATCCGCGCGGTCCTCGCCCAGTTCCGCGACGGACGCGCCCTGGGATTCTTCGGCGAGCCGACGGTCAATGTGCTGCAACTGAATCTGGAACTCGACCACCGGTTCCCGGTCACGACCTAG
- the kdpB gene encoding potassium-transporting ATPase subunit KdpB, producing MTTTLDSHTRRRSAPTAGDKLQGGLLDPALLLKSLPDALRKLDPRTLWRNPVMFIVEIGAVWSTVLAFGDSTWFSWLTVFWLWLTVLFANLAEAVAEGRGKAQADSLRKTKADTIAHRLKDWKPGAAGTPEEIAAPLLQQGDFVVVTAGQVIPGDGDVVEGIASVDESAITGESAPVIRESGGDRSAVTGGTTVLSDRIVVKITQKPGESFVDRMIALVEGANRQKTPNEIALNILLAALTIIFVFAVATLQPLAIYSKVNNPGVPDTSALSSDGISGIVLVALLVCLIPTTIGALLSAIGIAGMDRLVQRNVLAMSGRAVEAAGDVNTLLLDKTGTITLGNRQASEFIPVTGVTHAELADAAQLSSLADETPEGRSIVVYAKEAYGLRARTPGELTHATWVEFTATTRMSGVDVDGRQLRKGAASSVSEWIRGHGGTVPTELGEIVDGISAAGGTPLVVGQVDDGKAEVLGVIHLKDVVKQGMRERFDAMRLMGIRTVMITGDNPLTAKAIADEAGVDDFLAEATPEDKMMLIKREQQGGRLVAMTGDGTNDAPALAQADVGVAMNTGTSAAKEAGNMVDLDSDPTKLIEIVEIGKQLLITRGALTTFSIANDIAKYFAIIPAMFVAIFPGLDLINIMRLHSPQSAILSAVIFNAVVIVALIPLALRGVRYTPSRASKLLSRNLYIYGLGGIVAPFVGIKLIDLLVQLLPGMA from the coding sequence GTGACTACTACCTTGGATTCCCACACCCGTCGACGTTCCGCCCCCACGGCGGGCGACAAGCTCCAGGGCGGCCTGCTCGACCCGGCCCTGCTGCTGAAGTCGCTGCCGGACGCGCTGCGCAAACTCGATCCGCGCACCCTGTGGCGCAACCCGGTGATGTTCATCGTCGAGATCGGGGCCGTCTGGTCGACGGTGCTCGCGTTCGGCGACAGCACCTGGTTCAGCTGGCTCACCGTATTCTGGCTATGGCTCACAGTGCTTTTCGCGAACCTGGCGGAGGCCGTCGCCGAAGGCCGAGGCAAGGCGCAGGCGGATAGCCTGCGCAAGACGAAGGCCGACACCATCGCACACCGGCTCAAGGATTGGAAGCCGGGCGCAGCAGGCACGCCCGAAGAGATCGCGGCGCCCCTGCTGCAGCAGGGCGACTTCGTGGTCGTCACCGCGGGTCAGGTCATTCCCGGGGACGGCGATGTTGTGGAAGGCATTGCCTCGGTTGACGAATCGGCCATCACCGGCGAGTCGGCACCGGTGATCCGGGAGTCCGGCGGTGACCGCTCCGCGGTGACCGGCGGCACCACCGTGCTGTCGGACCGCATCGTCGTCAAGATCACCCAGAAGCCGGGCGAGAGCTTCGTGGACCGGATGATCGCGCTCGTCGAGGGTGCCAACCGGCAGAAGACGCCCAACGAGATCGCACTGAACATCCTGCTGGCGGCGCTGACCATCATCTTCGTGTTCGCTGTCGCCACGCTGCAGCCGCTCGCGATCTACTCGAAGGTGAATAACCCTGGTGTGCCCGATACTTCGGCGCTCAGCTCCGACGGCATCAGCGGCATCGTCCTGGTGGCGCTGCTGGTGTGTCTGATCCCGACCACCATCGGCGCGCTGCTGTCGGCGATCGGTATCGCGGGTATGGACCGGCTGGTGCAACGCAATGTGCTGGCCATGTCCGGCCGCGCCGTCGAGGCCGCCGGCGATGTCAACACCCTGCTGCTGGACAAGACCGGAACGATCACGCTCGGCAATCGTCAAGCCTCGGAATTCATTCCGGTGACCGGGGTGACCCACGCGGAACTGGCCGACGCCGCGCAGCTGTCCAGCCTCGCCGACGAGACGCCGGAGGGGCGGTCCATCGTGGTGTACGCCAAGGAGGCGTACGGGCTGCGCGCCCGGACACCCGGCGAGCTGACCCATGCCACCTGGGTGGAATTCACCGCAACGACCCGGATGTCGGGCGTTGACGTCGACGGACGGCAGCTGCGCAAGGGGGCGGCCAGCTCGGTCTCCGAGTGGATCCGCGGGCACGGCGGCACCGTTCCGACCGAACTCGGCGAGATCGTCGACGGCATCTCCGCGGCCGGCGGAACCCCGCTGGTGGTCGGACAGGTCGACGACGGGAAAGCCGAAGTGCTCGGCGTCATTCACCTCAAGGACGTGGTGAAGCAGGGCATGCGGGAACGGTTCGACGCAATGCGCCTGATGGGCATCCGCACGGTCATGATCACCGGCGATAATCCGTTGACCGCCAAGGCAATCGCCGACGAGGCCGGGGTGGACGACTTCCTCGCCGAGGCCACACCCGAAGACAAGATGATGCTGATCAAGAGGGAGCAGCAGGGCGGACGCCTTGTGGCGATGACCGGTGACGGCACCAACGACGCACCGGCGTTGGCTCAGGCCGACGTCGGGGTGGCCATGAACACTGGCACGTCGGCGGCCAAAGAGGCCGGCAACATGGTGGATTTGGACTCCGATCCCACCAAGCTGATCGAGATCGTCGAGATCGGTAAGCAATTGCTGATCACCCGCGGCGCGTTGACCACGTTCTCGATCGCCAACGACATCGCCAAATATTTCGCGATCATCCCGGCGATGTTCGTGGCGATCTTCCCCGGCCTGGATCTGATCAACATCATGCGGCTGCACAGCCCGCAATCGGCGATCCTGTCGGCGGTCATCTTCAACGCGGTCGTCATCGTCGCCCTGATTCCGTTGGCGCTGCGCGGTGTTCGGTACACGCCCAGCCGCGCGTCGAAACTGCTCAGCCGCAACCTCTACATCTACGGATTGGGCGGCATCGTCGCCCCGTTCGTCGGGATCAAGCTCATCGACTTGCTGGTTCAACTGCTTCCTGGGATGGCCTGA
- the kdpA gene encoding potassium-transporting ATPase subunit KdpA yields MSGTAAGVVFLALLIVALAVVHVPLGDYMYRVYSAQKHSRTEKFIYRLIGANPDSEQTWKTYARSVLAFSAVSVVFLFILQLVQDKLPLHLHDPGTKMTPALAWNTAISFVTNTNWQAYSGESTMGHLVQMAGLAVQNFVSAAVGMAVAVALVRGFARHRTNELGNFWVDLTRGTLRILLPISILGALVLLAGGVVQNFHLNDQVVTTLAGAPQTLPGGPVASQEVIKLLGTNGGGFYNANSAHPFENATAWTNWVEIFLILVIGFSLPRTFGRMVNSKKQGYAIVAVVSILAMLSVSFMMLFQLQHHGTVPSAAGAAYEGVEQRFGVADSAVFADATTLTSTGAVDSTHDSYTSLGGMMTMFNMQLGEVAPGGTGSGLYGILILAVITVFVAGLMVGRTPEYLGKKINPREMKLASGYFLITPLLVLLGTAIAMALPGERAGMANTGPHGLSEVLYAFTSAANNNGSAFAGLSANTVWWNTALGLAMVFGRFLPMVLVLALAGSLARQGMTPESSGTLPTHKPQFVGLVVGVTVILVALTFLPALALGPLAEGIH; encoded by the coding sequence GTGAGCGGCACCGCGGCGGGTGTGGTGTTCCTCGCCCTGCTGATCGTCGCGCTGGCGGTTGTTCACGTGCCGCTGGGCGACTACATGTATCGGGTCTACAGTGCCCAAAAGCATTCGCGCACTGAGAAATTCATCTACCGTTTGATCGGCGCCAACCCCGACTCGGAGCAGACGTGGAAGACGTATGCCCGTAGCGTGCTGGCCTTTTCGGCGGTCAGCGTCGTGTTCCTGTTCATCTTGCAGCTGGTGCAGGACAAGCTGCCGCTGCATCTGCACGATCCGGGCACGAAGATGACACCGGCGCTGGCGTGGAACACCGCGATCAGCTTCGTCACAAACACCAACTGGCAGGCCTACTCTGGCGAGTCGACGATGGGCCACCTGGTCCAGATGGCCGGCCTGGCGGTCCAGAACTTCGTCTCCGCCGCGGTCGGCATGGCCGTCGCGGTCGCGCTGGTCCGCGGGTTCGCCCGGCATCGCACCAACGAATTGGGCAACTTCTGGGTGGACCTGACCCGCGGCACGCTGCGCATCCTGTTGCCGATCTCGATCCTCGGCGCGCTCGTCTTGCTCGCCGGTGGCGTCGTGCAGAACTTCCACCTCAACGACCAGGTCGTCACCACGCTGGCCGGCGCCCCGCAGACCCTCCCCGGCGGTCCGGTCGCGAGTCAGGAAGTAATAAAGTTGTTGGGCACCAACGGTGGTGGCTTCTACAACGCCAACTCGGCGCACCCGTTCGAGAACGCGACCGCATGGACCAACTGGGTCGAGATCTTCCTGATCCTGGTCATCGGGTTCTCGCTGCCGCGCACCTTCGGCCGCATGGTGAACAGCAAAAAGCAGGGCTACGCGATCGTCGCGGTCGTCAGCATCCTGGCCATGCTCAGCGTCAGCTTCATGATGCTGTTCCAGCTGCAGCACCATGGCACTGTCCCCTCCGCGGCGGGCGCCGCCTACGAAGGCGTCGAACAGCGCTTCGGTGTCGCGGATTCCGCGGTCTTTGCCGATGCGACGACGCTGACCTCAACCGGCGCAGTCGATTCCACCCACGACTCCTACACCAGCCTGGGCGGCATGATGACGATGTTCAACATGCAGCTCGGTGAGGTCGCGCCCGGTGGTACCGGCTCGGGCCTGTACGGCATCCTGATCCTCGCGGTCATCACGGTGTTCGTCGCCGGCCTGATGGTCGGCCGGACACCGGAATACCTGGGCAAGAAGATCAACCCGCGCGAAATGAAGCTGGCCTCAGGCTATTTCCTGATTACCCCGCTGCTCGTGTTGCTGGGCACGGCCATCGCGATGGCACTGCCCGGTGAGCGTGCGGGCATGGCCAATACCGGGCCGCACGGCCTGTCCGAGGTGCTGTACGCGTTCACCTCGGCGGCCAACAACAACGGTTCGGCCTTCGCCGGCCTCTCGGCCAACACCGTTTGGTGGAACACCGCGCTGGGGCTGGCGATGGTCTTCGGACGATTCCTGCCGATGGTTCTCGTTCTCGCACTTGCCGGTTCGCTGGCACGTCAGGGCATGACACCTGAGTCGAGCGGCACGCTGCCCACGCACAAGCCGCAATTCGTCGGACTTGTCGTGGGTGTGACGGTCATTCTGGTTGCCCTCACCTTCCTGCCCGCGCTGGCGCTCGGGCCGCTCGCTGAAGGGATTCACTAA
- a CDS encoding potassium-transporting ATPase subunit F, whose translation MSTANAVGLVLSILIALLLGAALMYPERF comes from the coding sequence GTGAGCACCGCCAACGCGGTGGGCCTGGTCCTGTCCATCCTGATAGCCCTGTTGCTGGGCGCCGCCCTGATGTACCCGGAGCGGTTCTAG
- a CDS encoding sensor histidine kinase, with product MTGQRNTPFWLPRSLRRQLLIGVLGVVTVVLVSVGVVSVLSLRGYVTAISDADVAESLDALSNSYTRYQNGEHTSAHRRPPPVDQAMLEFTGQTPGNLIAAVHNGTVIGSAVFSEDQPKPAPPDVIHAIESLSWVDAPPRTVRLGSLGAYRVDSRREGSDLLIVGMSVKLADQIMTRKYITTSLLIAAALVITAGLTVWVVGYTLRPLRRVAATAAEVAAMPLTGDDHRISVRVRQEDTDPDNEVGIVGHTLNRLLDNVDSALAHRVDSDMRMRQFLTDASHELRTPLAAIQGYAELTRQDSSALPPTTEYALARIESEARRMALLVEELLLLSRLGEGEDLQNEDVDLAELVINAVNDAAVAAPTHRWLKELPEGPVWVRGDHARLHQLVSNLHSNARLHTPLGVTVTTAITCHRSDPSAPYAELTVADDGPGIDADLLPRLFERFVRANTSRSDGQGIGLGLAIVSSIVKAHHGSVGAESANGRTVFRVRLPMIHGPSTG from the coding sequence ATGACGGGCCAGCGCAACACTCCTTTCTGGTTGCCCCGGTCGCTGCGCCGCCAATTACTGATCGGCGTATTAGGCGTTGTCACAGTGGTATTGGTGTCCGTCGGCGTGGTCTCGGTACTGAGCCTGCGCGGCTATGTCACCGCGATCAGCGACGCCGATGTCGCCGAATCCCTCGACGCGTTGAGCAACTCGTACACCCGGTACCAGAACGGCGAGCACACCTCGGCGCACCGCCGCCCGCCTCCGGTAGACCAGGCGATGCTGGAATTCACCGGGCAGACACCGGGCAACCTGATCGCCGCCGTGCACAACGGCACCGTGATCGGCTCGGCGGTGTTCTCCGAGGACCAACCAAAACCCGCCCCGCCCGACGTCATTCACGCGATCGAATCGCTGTCCTGGGTCGACGCACCGCCCCGTACGGTACGACTCGGCAGCCTGGGCGCCTACCGCGTCGATAGCCGCCGCGAAGGATCCGACCTGCTGATCGTCGGGATGTCGGTGAAGCTGGCCGACCAGATCATGACCCGCAAATACATCACCACCAGCCTGCTGATCGCGGCCGCCCTGGTGATCACCGCGGGACTCACCGTCTGGGTGGTCGGCTACACGCTTCGCCCGCTGCGCCGGGTCGCGGCGACGGCCGCCGAAGTCGCCGCAATGCCGCTCACCGGCGACGACCACCGGATCAGCGTCCGGGTCCGGCAGGAAGACACCGATCCGGACAACGAGGTCGGGATCGTCGGACACACGCTGAATCGATTGCTGGACAACGTGGATAGCGCGCTGGCGCACCGCGTCGATTCCGACATGCGCATGCGGCAGTTCCTCACCGACGCCAGCCACGAGCTGAGAACGCCGCTGGCGGCGATTCAGGGCTACGCCGAGCTGACCCGCCAGGACAGTTCGGCACTACCGCCGACCACCGAGTACGCGCTGGCACGCATCGAGTCCGAAGCACGCCGGATGGCCTTGCTCGTCGAGGAGCTGTTGCTGCTCTCGCGCCTGGGCGAGGGCGAGGACCTGCAGAACGAAGACGTCGACCTGGCCGAGCTGGTCATCAACGCGGTTAACGACGCCGCGGTCGCCGCGCCGACGCACCGCTGGCTCAAAGAGCTGCCCGAGGGACCGGTCTGGGTCCGCGGGGATCATGCCCGGCTGCATCAACTGGTCAGCAACCTGCACAGCAATGCCCGGCTGCACACGCCGCTCGGCGTCACGGTAACCACCGCAATCACTTGCCACCGCAGCGATCCCAGCGCACCGTATGCCGAACTCACCGTTGCCGATGACGGGCCCGGCATCGACGCGGATCTGCTCCCCCGGCTGTTCGAGCGATTCGTCCGCGCGAACACGTCGCGGTCCGACGGGCAAGGCATCGGGCTGGGCCTGGCCATCGTCAGTTCGATCGTCAAGGCCCATCACGGCTCGGTTGGTGCCGAATCCGCCAACGGCCGAACGGTCTTCCGGGTGCGGCTGCCGATGATCCACGGTCCGAGCACCGGCTAG
- a CDS encoding response regulator transcription factor, protein MTAVTSGYAGSQRPRQAILGQLPRIYRADGSPIRVLLVDDEPALTNLVKMALHYEGWVVEIAHNGREALAKFDRVTPDVLVLDIMLPDMDGLRILQRIRESDAYTPTLFLTARDSVMDRVTGLTAGADDYMTKPFSLEELVARLRGLLRRSSQLSPPAAEALKVGDLRLDTASREVTRDGAPISLSSTEFELLRFLMRNPRRALSRTEILDRVWNYDFAGRTSIVDLYISYLRKKIDSGREPMIHTVRGVGYMLRPLE, encoded by the coding sequence ATGACCGCCGTAACTTCCGGATACGCGGGTAGCCAGCGCCCACGTCAAGCCATCCTGGGACAGCTGCCGAGGATCTACCGTGCCGACGGATCACCGATCCGGGTTTTGCTGGTGGACGACGAGCCGGCGCTGACCAACCTGGTCAAAATGGCCCTGCACTACGAGGGCTGGGTGGTGGAGATCGCCCACAATGGGCGTGAAGCGCTGGCTAAATTCGACCGCGTCACACCGGACGTGCTGGTTCTCGACATCATGCTTCCCGACATGGATGGCCTGCGCATTCTGCAGCGGATCCGCGAGTCAGACGCCTACACCCCCACGCTGTTTCTTACCGCGCGCGATTCGGTCATGGACCGGGTCACCGGCCTCACCGCGGGCGCCGACGACTACATGACCAAGCCGTTCAGCCTCGAGGAACTGGTCGCACGACTTCGCGGGTTGCTGCGCAGGTCCAGCCAGCTGTCCCCGCCGGCCGCCGAAGCGCTCAAGGTCGGCGACCTTCGACTCGACACCGCCAGCCGGGAAGTCACCCGTGACGGCGCGCCGATATCGCTGTCGTCGACCGAGTTCGAATTGCTGCGTTTCCTGATGCGCAATCCGCGCCGCGCGCTGAGCCGCACCGAAATCCTCGACCGGGTGTGGAACTACGACTTCGCCGGACGCACCAGCATCGTCGACCTCTACATCTCGTATCTGCGAAAGAAGATCGACTCGGGCCGCGAGCCGATGATCCACACCGTCCGGGGTGTTGGATACATGCTGCGGCCGCTGGAATGA